One region of Pseudomonadota bacterium genomic DNA includes:
- a CDS encoding PIN domain-containing protein: MIYLDTNVIGWLAAAPDQLSNTAKNRIREAVQLLVSPMVELEVEYLHEIGRLRLSSRDVFAHVRTALEIRVCGKPFHAVVEMAKRLRWTRDPFDRLIVAQAALDDQPLVTRDKAVLANYRSAVW, from the coding sequence GTGATCTACTTGGATACGAACGTCATCGGTTGGCTTGCGGCTGCTCCCGACCAGCTATCGAACACAGCCAAGAACCGGATCCGAGAGGCTGTGCAACTTCTGGTTTCTCCGATGGTGGAACTGGAAGTCGAGTATCTGCATGAGATTGGACGTTTGCGTCTTTCATCGCGGGACGTTTTCGCGCACGTTAGGACGGCGCTCGAAATCCGGGTCTGCGGCAAGCCGTTCCATGCAGTCGTCGAGATGGCGAAGCGACTGCGATGGACTCGGGACCCGTTCGATCGTCTGATAGTCGCTCAGGCGGCGCTGGACGACCAACCGCTGGTCACGCGAGACAAGGCGGTTTTGGCCAACTACAGGTCCGCCGTCTGGTGA